In the Dermochelys coriacea isolate rDerCor1 chromosome 23, rDerCor1.pri.v4, whole genome shotgun sequence genome, TGACCAGGGAATCAATTTTACGGGAATGGAAGCAAGAGAATGCGCTAGGGGATGGGGGATTGCGTGGGTGTTCCACATCGCATACCACCCACAGGGCGCCAGACTCATCGAACGCATGAACGGCTTGCTTAAAGAACAGTTACGCAAACTATCTGCCATTGAGTCCCTGGCCGGGTGGAGCCGTAATCTCCGCCAGGCCACGGCTGCGCTCAATGACCACCCTCTGTACAGCTCCACCCCGTACGCTAGATTCAAGGGGGAGGTCATTGAGTGGCCCCATGTGTTGCGAGTGCAACGCCTGCACCCGCAAGCCCACCTCCCCATTCAGGCCACCCCGGGAAGCGCTGGTCTAGATCTGCGGGTCCCTCAAGAGGGCTTCACTCTACAGCCCAATAGCCAGAACCTTGTAAGTACTGGCTTAGCCATAGGGCTCCCACAAGGCTATTATGGGCGCATTGCCCCATGCAGCAATCTGGCCCTTAAGGGCATAGATGTTGCGGCGGGAGTAATCGACGCTGACTATACTGGGGAGGTTAAGGTGCTGTTGGTTCACAATGGCCCGCAGGCAGTAACCCTCCCCCAAGGCGAACGTATTGCGCAGTTGATTTGCGAGCGCATTGGGTTGCCTGATGTCCAGGAGGTGGGTGCGTTAGCACCCACCACTCGAGCGGGAGGGTTCGGCTCGACTGGACATGCAGTTTGGGTCCACGACCCCACCAAACATAACCCGCTCAAAGGGGAAATCCTAGCTGATGGTCCCAGGGACACTCACCTCATACTGCTAAAAGGAGAAGATGCCCCAATTTATGTGCCCTCTAAGCATCTTTCTTCCAGGCAACCATAACCGCCGCATTGCAGTTTGGGCGGGTCCGTGGGGCGTCCTGGTCGTGCCACCCGAAGGCCAACATCGGCGATGGCCCTACGCCGTGTTCTCTATGGAATAATCCTCAAACTGATTTTAGCTGTAATAGGTGCCCAAGCCACATGGCACCACAACTCGGCCATCCAGTGGATGCAATCGGCGGCACTAGCAGGTAACAAGTCAGACTTGATACTGCACACACGCCCCCCAGTTGGCAAGCGCTGGCATTCCATGGGCCGCAGTGCCGTGGAATGAATCCTGGGCCCTTAACAACACCACCTTTCTCACTAAGTAATAATGAAACGCCCCCTCACCAGCACCAAGGGACACCGGTAGTGATACTGGGGGACGCGTATTGGTGTGTTCAGTGGCCTTCGGCAACGGACGGCGCTCGTCCCGCCGGAAAACTTCCCCATTCCTCGTGCGCAGTGATAGTGGAATAACTGCCAGACACCAGGCAGTTTAACGTTAGTGCTGGCCCACCGGAaatgcacagtgagtggatggccGGAGAGGTCTCGAGTGACAATTGCTCCGGTTCCTCCAAAACCAATTTTACTTATACCAATGGCACCACCCTCTGCCATTGGAGGTGGTGTTGGGGCGAGTGGGGACTACATACCCGTGGTTTTCTGTATTCCTACAATGCCAGTGCCCCCATATGGAGAATGCCCCTCAGCACAATTAGGTGTGGGCAAACCCCGCGTGCACATTATTGGTCTCAATGTGACCAAAGCTCCAATAGTTGGTGTCGCAATGCCTCAGATAGCACATGGCTCCCCATGGCAGGATTGCCGGGGCTGTACTGGCTATGTGGCCGTTGGGCATATAAAACCCTACCCAACCAATGGTGTGGACGGTGCACATTGGGACAGCTCCTCCCCTATACGTATGGAATGCAAACCATGTATGCTCATGCAGTGCATAATTACAGATTGGTGGCACGTCCACGAtggagcccaaatcccattgtGCAGAGACCCACGGGCTTCCCTCAGTTTTTCCATGCTTTCCTCCCCTGGCTAGGGGTGGCCGAACTGGAGCGGGCTATTGTAAATATTTCAGTCACATTAGAGATTATAGAGAATAATACCATAGATGCAATCCAAGCCCTGCAATTAGAAGTAGCTTCTTTGTCGCAAGTTGTATTACAGAATCATATGGCGCTGGACTACCTATTAGCTGCTCAAGGTGGCATTTGTGCCTTGATTAATGAAAGTTGTTGATTTTACTCAAATCAGGATAAGCTCATCGAGACTGATGTTCATAATATGATGGACTGCTTGAAGGGGTTACATGACGTGGGCTCTGAGGCTTCTGTCTGGGATGACCGTTGGCGGTAGCTAACCTCCTGGCTTCTGGATCTCGGCGCCTGGGGGAGACGCATCGGGCTCCCGCTATTGATTGGACTACTGGactttgtatgtgtgtttgtcaTTCTTCAATGCTGCGTGAATTGCTCCTCCGCCCTCCTGGCCTGACTGGCAACCCCCAAACCAGTGCGCACGCTCGCCATGCGCTGGTGGCAGTAACTAATACACCTCAGTCCGCCAAGGGGTAGAGTGTAGGGGCAGGGTTGCAGAAGATTGgggaggagctaagtggtggactgagtatgtaACTGGATGTAAGTGGAGGacgcaggcagtttcaatgaactttgtccaacagaccctgccaaaagacatTGTAGTCTAGCTCGGCATATTCTTGCCTGTAAacgagtcagtttatgtaataagcataaatcatacatataagaatgtagccagctgttgaccccatgtaaccctGAGATAAGCACGGAGAATATAGTGccgcagaggactcccccccggcggagtcctgcctggtcagctatCCCGAATGGCCAGATACCACCTGCAGCCCCTCAGCGCGTCCTAAGGGCTCCCCGCGCAGATTGGAGCAtcagttcttccttccttcagtaaagcatagtttactattcttaggcctgaatGTCTTCCTTTCACTGGTAActcccccccgccagcccttGCGGGCACAAATGCTGACtatcatatttatatataatcatattaataatattatcCTCATCATCTGTATATTAGCATGCATTATGCACAAATAGCATTAAGCCCAATTTTTATAACAGTCATAGTGCCTAAACTGACCTATATCTTTACtataatcctgttcacttatgcCAAGTATCCCAGAATCATTTTACTGTAGCAAGCATTGGGCTTAAATAGATAGGAAAACCGTCAGGATCAGGACATCGGAGTGTTTTACCATAACAATAGTAGGCAGGGAGTTACTCTCACAGGCTAGTACTGGAATGTCCAACAGGAAAAGGACAAGATATACGTGTTCTACCCTGTCACAAACCTAggagacattcttgtcaactgctggaaatggcccaccttgattatcatcacaaaaggtcccccccacctccccactctcctgctggtaatagctcactttaagtgatcattctcgttacagtgtgtatggtaacacccattgtttcatgttctctatgtatataaatctccccactgtattttccactgaatgcatccgatgaagtgagctgtagctcacgcaagcttatgctcaaatacatttgttagtctctaaggtgccacaagtactccttttctttttgcggatacagactaacatggctgttactctgaaacctaggagaTGCCTTCACTCTTCTGGGTACCTGGAATGCATGTGTTCAGAACAAAGAGAGAAGGGGTACAGCATAGTACCAGAAAATCAAGGTAAAAATCGGATTGGAAAAATCTAGTTTCAGATGATGTACACTGTACCTTTTACTTCTATAGAGGCAGGGTATAAGAAGATAGCTTCTAGGGGCATAACTTTGAAGCACACCTTCTGCATAAGGTGAACATAACGCTGCACAAGAcaacaatacatataaaatgatgataaTATAATCCCAACTGCACACAcaaaacaatggggtctaaattagctgttaccatgcaCTCCAGAAAGATCTTGTggatcattgtggatagttctctgaaaacatccactcaatgtgcagcggtagtcaaaaaagggaacagaatgttgggaatcattaagaaagggagagatagtaagacagaaaatatcatgttgcctctatataaatccatggtacgcccacatcttgaatactgcatgcagatgtggtcgccccatctcaaaagagatatattggaattggaaaaggttcagaaaagggcaagaaaaatgattagggggatggaacggcttccatatcaGGAGATTACACTAAGGCTggcgacttttcagcttggaaaagagacaactaaaggggaatatgacagaggtctatagaatcatgtctggtgcagagaaagtaaataaggaagtgctttttactccttctcgtaacacaagcACTAGGGGTCtccacatgaaattaataggcagcaggtttaaaacaaataaaaggaagtatttcttcacacaacacacaaccaCTCTAACTCCCAAATCCTTCCTACGTggcatactttgcatttgtccttattgaatttcagcctctttatttcagaccatttctccagttgatcattttgaattctaatccagcCCTCCAAAGCActcacaacccctcccagcttggtatcgtccacaaactttataagtgtccctggtctctgtttgtcagaagctgggaatgggcgacaggggatggatcacttggtgatcacctgtccttttcattccctctggggcacctggcattggtcgctgtcagaagacaggacactgggctagacggacctttggtctgacccagtctggccgttcttatgttctaacttcTTGGAGACTGGTATCATCtagaacctttttcctgtactTCGCTATTGGCTTTTaccaataaacctgactgacagCAGTTGGTCGGTCTCCTGAGTCAATTTCATTACagaccaaagtgtggtcaagcaattgactatacaacTGATCAGTATGATGCATCAGCattgtggggagagaagggaggggtAAAAAAGAAGCTTTTGTTGAAACattcccaaccagctgtagtTTCCCATACAAGAGTTTTCCAGGAATTTCCTCTCACGGGAAGTTGACTTTCCATTCAGTTTGGGGTGAAAGGTAATGTCGAGATGTCAGGGCACCAGAAATTCCGAGTTCTGACTAGCTTTGCTCAagttttttgaatgcttggggctaGCAGGCATGGGTTGTTGTAAGTGGGAATCCCTGAGGAGGTCTACAGTGCCACACGCCTACGTCACCACGCACATATCCCCATCTACCATATCCCTGAAAGCCCACAGGAGCGAAGGAGAGACTGGGGGTGCCCCCAAAGAGAGGTGCAGGAGGTTCTCCCTGGCAATGGGTGTGGCCCTGTGTGATTCGTTCCAGGGCACTCAGGAGAAGGGGGTATCAGAGGCAGGGCTGACTGCCAGAGGCTGTGATCATGCTTCTCTCTTCCATCATAGGAAAAATTGGGTTTGGCTCATCTGCTGCTCTCTGCGGCTTGGCATGGGGAAAGCTGGGcaggaggagggtggggaggggtatGCGGAGCAGCCTTCACTGCCTTGTGTCAGTCTCCATTTAACGCTGTTACACTGCCACATGAAAGCACATCAGCCAGGCGACTGGATGGTCTTCTCCGAAGGGGGCGTGGCCTGACATACTTCCATTGTCAGCTCCTTAGAGCAGGGAgcatccttttgttctgtgtttgtacagcacctagtgccatggggtcctggtccatgaccggGCAcccaggtgctaccataatatgcCTAATAGCAACCAAAacgtacagcacctggcaccacAGGGTCCTGGTCCGTGATGGGGGCTCCTACGCATTACTTAATACACCTAATAGAAATAAATGGGAGGGGAGGGCCCCATGGAAAAGAACAACAACTAGGGTGTTTGGAACATGAgattccctcctgccctccagcgTAAATTTCTAGTGACAAAATAATCCTCCAGACATTTTTCAAGTGACAAATTTAGATATTCTCCCTGGGAATTTTCTGAACAAAACAAATAGTTTTGTTTAGTTTCTAATCAACATTTGGAAACAAAacggaaacattttatttcaccGTCCAAGTGTCatttcaggggttttttttaaatcaaaacatttcctttttttaaagattgtggAGTATTTCCCTCTACCTCCTTTTTTggcttttggggggcagggaaaggtaaGAGATATGGGACTGTTttaagcagtaaaaaaaaaatacgaTCTCTTCCCCCATTTTTACTGTTCCCCCAACTTTTACCAATTGTAAAAAACAGTAACAAAGTGCGAGAAGTGGGGAGAAAACCCCAATATTTTGAAGCAAataagttttactttttttttcctcctgcaattttccaaaaggaaacatttaaaagaaaacaaacatcaaatatttttctaaactaaaaattccaggaaaaaatataaaaagtttcCTTGAAAAATGTGGGTTGACTGAATGctcttttccaatggaaaaaggtCTCACCAGCAATTGCACAGCTAATGCAGCGATCTTACTCAGCtgtagagctcaaagcactttacaaaggaggtcagagtCATTTTCCCATTGTCCAAATGGGAAATCACACTGAGGGgctgcccaaagtcacccagcagagaCTGGAACCCCAGTCTCTCAAGTCTCActccagtgctctaaccactaggttaCACCACCTCCCTTATAAAGAGCCGACAGAGGATGGTCTGATCTATTT is a window encoding:
- the LOC119847399 gene encoding deoxyuridine 5'-triphosphate nucleotidohydrolase-like — translated: MEARECARGWGIAWVFHIAYHPQGARLIERMNGLLKEQLRKLSAIESLAGWSRNLRQATAALNDHPLYSSTPYARFKGEVIEWPHVLRVQRLHPQAHLPIQATPGSAGLDLRVPQEGFTLQPNSQNLVSTGLAIGLPQGYYGRIAPCSNLALKGIDVAAGVIDADYTGEVKVLLVHNGPQAVTLPQGERIAQLICERIGLPDVQEVGALAPTTRAGGFGSTGHAVWVHDPTKHNPLKGEILADGPRDTHLILLKGEDAPIYVPSKHLSSRQP